A window of Kribbella voronezhensis genomic DNA:
GGAAACCCATCGGCGCTGGGTGATGGCATCGGAGCTGTTCGCCGACCGTGGTGCCCTGGTGGCCTGCGGTGATCTCAGTACTACGGTGCGCGCGCTCCTCAAGACCCAGACCGGCTTGGCCACTGTCGATCCCGAGGCCTATCTGCGGCAAGCCGACGAACTCGACCTGAGCACGGGCTCGCGAGGCACCAGCCATCCCGAGGGAGTCGCGCGGGCCTGGGCGTTGAAGAACTGGCTGGCCGACGAGGATGTCGAGGTCTTACTGACCGGCCCGCTCGATGTGGACTCGCCTGATCTCCTCGATGCCGCCTTGTTGCGTGAGCTGAGCACGGACTTCGCCGCCCATATCGCTCAGACCGAAGGACTGCGGACGGACGCCGTCGCGACGTACGCGGCCGGCTTCGCCGATCCACCCGGGCCTCTCGGCGTACCGGGCGGGGTGATCACCAGGTTCGACGAGCCGCTGGCTGTGCGGCCGGTCGACGGGGCGCCGATCCCGCGGCCGAGGTCGTTGACCCCGGCAACCAAGCAGTATCTGTGCTATCTGCTGCTCGATCTGGCGACGGCCGATCCCGAGACCGGTGACGCAGGGTTGATCGCCTCGATGGGCGTTGCCCGCAAGGCAGGGCTCACGCCGTACGACGATCTCGCGGACGACGAGCTCGGCTGGTCCGACAAGCGTCGCGCCGAGCTCGCGGCCGCCGCGGAGGCGCTCCGATGAGCGGCGCGCGCGACCTGGTGGCCTTGGCGGTTTCCCGGGGTGGGCTGGGCAGCGACGCCTTGCTGGCGGCTGTGTTGCCGTTGTTCCACGCGACGGCAGAGGTGCACGAGCGCGGCCTGGTGGCGCCGTTGCGCGGGCTCGACAAGCTGACCGTCGACGATCACAGCCGGCTCGGCTTCGCACCGGAGTACGCGGCGCGGCCTCGCCTGGTGGCAGCGGAACTCGAAACCAGGCAGGGACATCGGTCCGATGCGGTCGACGTGATCGCGCACCGGCAGGAGGAGATCGACCTCGGCGCGAGCGGCGGCCGGCGCCGGGTCCAGGTCACCGATCCGATGCCGGAGGCCATCACCGCACCGGTGCTGGTTCCCGGCTGGCAGAGCTGGGAGCACGTGATCGGGCATCACGACCCGCTGACCGACATCTTCAGCCTCGGCCAACTGCTGATCGGCCTCGGCGGTGGCCTCGACCTCGACCGCGCCGACGACGTCGCCCGGCTGATCGATGCCCGAGGCAACTTCTACTCGCTCGGCTCAGGGCTGCATCCGGTGATCCTCTCGGTGGCGGCGCAGATGGCCGAGCCGGACCGGCACCACCGCGCTCAGGATCTCCGCTCACTGATCGAGCAACTCGAGAACTATCGCGACCAGCCGCTCGATTTCGATGTCGACGCCATCACCTCCGGCGCCGCGGACCGCCGGGCCGCCGTACTGCGGGCGCTGCGCGACCGGCTGTTCGATCTGTCCCGCCGCAACCGGCTGGTCAACTTCCGGCACACCGCACAGACCGTGAACCTGACCGAGGTCTCCGTCCCGTTGATGCTGGACCTCCGGACGATCCGCGCGGAGCAACTGTTCACCTGGAACGCCGACCTCGCCGCCCGGCTCGTCGGCGGCTCGGCCCAGTCGCTCGGCAAATGGATCCGGTACGACGAGGCGCCGTACGCCGCCGGCTCGCTCGACAAGCTGATCTCGACGGCGCGCCGCGACCGGGCGGAGTACGGGCAGGATCAACTCAGGCTCGTGCCGGCCTTCCTGCGCTGGCACGATCTGAAGAACGACCCGGAGACCCGGCTGACGTCGCCGCTGGTGCTGGTCAAAGTCGAGCTGGCGAAGAAGCGCGGCGTACGGGATTCGTACACGCTGCGGATCACCGATCCGGTCGCGGAAGTGAACCCGACGCTGCGGCACCATCTGCACCAGCTGTACGGGATCACGCTTCCGGTGACGGTCGATCTGACTGAGCCCGACGCCATCGCAGTACTGCATGAGCGGCTGGCCAAGGAGATCCAGGCATCCGAGCCGGGGTTGCAGCTGCACCTGCGGGAAAAGCCGCGGATCGATGTCGTCCGGCAGCGGGCGATGGTCAAACTGCGCAACTACCGGCGTCGCCAGCACGGAAACACGGCGAACGAGTTCGGCGGACGGCACTACTCGTACTCGTATCGCCGCTCCGACTACGAGCCGCTGGGCGTGCAGATCTTCCGGAATCAGCTGGCCGCGCAGGAGTTGCCGCTGAGCATCGCACTCGGTGCCGATCCCGCGCCGCGGCAACCGGGGGCGCTCGAGACGGACACGTACACGATCGACACGGACGGCGGACCGTACTCGTGGGACGTCGACCTGTGCGCGGTCGCGCTGGCGAACTTCAACTACCGCACGCTCGGGCTGGTCCGCGACTACGACGAACTGCTGGAGACAGGCCGGTCCTGCGCTTCCTTCGAGCAACTGTTCTCGGATCGGCCGCGGCCGATCAGCAGTGAGCCGCCTGAGTTGCCGGTTGAAGCAAGGCATCTGGTGGTGCCGGCGGATGGTTCGCAGGTGGCGGCTGTCGCGCGGGCACAGCGTGGTGAGAGCTTCGTGATCCAAGGGCCGCCGGGGACGGGGAAGTCGCAGACGATCACGAACATGATCGCGGACTTCGTCGCGCGCGGGCAGCGGGTGCTGTTCGTGTGCCAGAAGCGCGCGGCGCTGGATGTCGTGCACGCACGGCTCGCGAGTAGGCGGCTGGACGGGCTGTGCACGCTGATCCACGACTCGCAGGCGGACAAGAAGGCGTTCGTCCACGGGCTGCGCGACACCTACGAGACCTGGCTGACCGCCGAGGACGACGCCGACGAACTCTCCGTACGCCGGGATGCCCTGTTGTCCCGCGTCAACCACCTCCTCACCACCGTCGCCGAGTTCGAAACCCTGCTGGAACAACCCTCGAGCACCCACGCGGGATCGGGTAGCCGGTCGGGAACCGGCGATTCGGCCGGGTCGGGTGCTCCGACGCCCTCGCATACCCACGCGGGATCGGGTAGTCGGTCGGGATCTGATGGTCCGGCCTTGCGAGTGGTGGTTGGCAGGCTGGCGGAGTTGCGGGATTCGCGGTGGGGCGACGGACTGGGAGCCTCGGAGCGGCGGTTGGTTCCGTCGGCGGGCGAGTGGTGGGCAGGGCGGGATGCGGTGGAGCGCTTGGGGCAGGCGCTGCAGACGGCTGACCCGGCGAGCGGCGGCGTAC
This region includes:
- a CDS encoding M48 family metalloprotease; protein product: MDQRAWQALLPTAGSDPGLDEALLRHTYRLDEDGHAELHAAGRQAAEALGLDVPIEYYQGEGSAAPNARLLHQPSKAVILFEGPLLERLDAGELAAICGHELAHRLLWTLEDGAYLAVDRLLDAAAGDARTPGQYLETHRRWVMASELFADRGALVACGDLSTTVRALLKTQTGLATVDPEAYLRQADELDLSTGSRGTSHPEGVARAWALKNWLADEDVEVLLTGPLDVDSPDLLDAALLRELSTDFAAHIAQTEGLRTDAVATYAAGFADPPGPLGVPGGVITRFDEPLAVRPVDGAPIPRPRSLTPATKQYLCYLLLDLATADPETGDAGLIASMGVARKAGLTPYDDLADDELGWSDKRRAELAAAAEALR